A region from the Lolium perenne isolate Kyuss_39 chromosome 4, Kyuss_2.0, whole genome shotgun sequence genome encodes:
- the LOC127326913 gene encoding alkane hydroxylase MAH1 has product MASVSFLELFLSVLCFAVIYILHIRSKRKNPVIPLHWPLVGMLPALLGNLPRLHDWVTSVLTACPLNFRFTGPPHSGMELFLTSDPANIRHVFTSNFPNYPKGPEFAEIMDILGGGIFNADGDSWRRQRAKAQLLMSGPRFRAFVSRCSRRKVERDLLPLLAHVAGGAGEVDLQDVFLRLTFDTTTTLVFGVDPGCLAIGLPEVPFARAMDDAMDVLLVRNVLPLSWWKLVRWLGVGYERKMVAAWRDIDQFIGDTIAKRREYMKNRGGIEDDSADLLSSYIDDEDQEVVVDAYLRDTTMNLMLAGRDTTGSALSWFFYLLTKNPGVVYKILAELDTVDQSTTTQDGMVIFDPDELGRLVYLHAALCESLRLYPPVPMEHKGVVAAEALPSGHEVQPGDKIMVSLYAMGRMEGVWGKDCREFRPERWIGEDGKPRYVPSYKFMSFNSGPRTCLGKDMAFVQLKAVAAAVVRNFEVEAVPGHVIEPKISIILHMKNGFKARIKRRQVLHS; this is encoded by the coding sequence ATGGCCTCTGTCTCCTTCCTCGAGCTGTTCCTCTCCGTGCTCTGCTTCGCCGTCATCTACATCTTACACATCAGGTCCAAGCGCAAGAACCCGGTGATCCCGCTGCACTGGCCACTGGTGGGCATGCTCCCTGCGCTGCTCGGCAACCTCCCGCGCCTCCACGACTGGGTCACCTCCGTCCTCACCGCCTGCCCTCTCAACTTccgcttcaccggcccgccgcacTCCGGCATGGAGCTGTTCCTCACCTCCGACCCGGCCAACATCCGCCACGTCTTCACCTCCAACTTCCCCAACTACCCCAAGGGTCCCGAGTTCGCGGAGATCATGGACATCCTCGGCGGTGGCATATTCAACGCCGACGGTGACTCCTGGCGCCGCCAGCGCGCCAAGGCGCAGCTGCTCATGTCCGGCCCCAGGTTCCGGGCCTTCGTGTCCCGGTGCAGCCGCCGCAAGGTCGAGCGCGACCTGCTCCCGCTGCTCGCCCACGTCGCCGGCGGCGCTGGCGAGGTCGACCTGCAGGACGTGTTCCTGCGCCTGACGTTCGACACGACCACCACGCTGGTGTTCGGCGTCGACCCGGGGTGCCTGGCGATCGGCCTCCCCGAGGTGCCGTTCGCGCGCGCCATGGACGACGCCATGGACGTGCTTCTCGTCCGCAACGTGCTCCCGCTGTCGTGGTGGAAGCTGGTGCGGTGGCTCGGGGTCGGGTACGAgcggaagatggtggcggcatggCGCGACATCGACCAGTtcatcggcgacaccatcgccaagCGGCGGGAGTACATGAAAAACAGAGGCGGCATCGAGGACGACTCTGCCGATCTCCTGTCGTCCTacatcgacgacgaggaccaaGAGGTCGTCGTGGACGCCTACCTCCGCGACACGACCATGAACCTCATGCTCGCCGGCCGCGACACTACCGGCTCGGCGCTGTCCTGGTTCTTCTACCTCCTCACGAAGAACCCGGGCGTGGTGTACAAGATCCTCGCCGAGCTCGACACCGTCGACCAGAGCACCACCACACAGGACGGCATGGTGATCTTCGACCCTGACGAGCTCGGCCGGCTGGTGTACCTGCACGCCGCTCTGTGCGAGTCGCTCCGGCTGTACCCGCCGGTGCCGATGGAGCACAAGGGCGTGGTGGCCGCGGAGGCGCTGCCGAGCGGGCACGAGGTGCAGCCGGGTGACAAGATCATGGTGTCGCTGTACGCGATGGGGAGGATGGAGGGCGTGTGGGGCAAGGACTGCCGGGAGTTCCGGCCGGAGCGGTGGATCGGGGAGGACGGCAAGCCGCGGTACGTGCCGTCGTACAAGTTCATGTCGTTCAACTCCGGGCCCAGGACCTGCCTTGGCAAGGACATGGCGTTCGTGCAGCTCAAGGCGGTGGCGGCCGCCGTGGTGAGGAACTTCGAGGTGGAGGCCGTGCCGGGGCACGTCATCGAGCCCAAGATCTCCATCATCCTCCACATGAAGAACGGCTTCAAAGCCAGGATTAAGAGGAGGCAGGTGCTTCACAGTTGA